Below is a genomic region from Prochlorococcus marinus str. MIT 0918.
TTGATGTTGAAAATACAGTCAATCGATGGGTTAAAACTGAACATAAACGTTATAGAGAAAACCTTCCAAATTCAGCTCATGAGCCCACTTCTTATTTGAAAGTAGTTCTTTATCATTTCAGCTCGCTTGATCCATCTCATCAAGGTTGTGCTGCGCATGGAAGCGATGATAAGCTTGCAGCCTCTTCTGGTTTAAAACGTCTACTGGATTTTCGTGAATCAGTTGAGAATAGTTTTTGTTGTGGAGCATCTGTAGACCTTTTATTAATAGGTCTTGATACAGATACTGATGCGATCAGAGTACATGTTCCAGATTCTCAAAACCTTATAAGTCTTGATAAGTGGGTTTCTACTGCTGATATTTATGAGGAAACTAAACAACTTTCAGTAGACCAAGCTATTACAAGGATTTCTGAACAAATCAACGCAAATGTTAATGGCGATGCAAAGCCTGGAATGGTTGATTTCATTAATAAATTAATAGTTAACAATATCTCTCAAATTGATTATGTTCGCCAATTGCATAATGGCTCCTATCCTGATGCAGGACATGCTGAACGTTTTATTGGGGTAGGTATTGGCTTTAAAGAAGTCCACTTAAGAAACCTTACATATTTTTCTCATTTAGATACTGTTGAAGAAGGTGCTCCTGATTTAGATGTGGGCATTAAGATTTTTAAAGGCTTGAATGTTTCAAGAGATTTACCTATCCCAATAGTTATTAGATTTGACTATTCAGGTAAAGTACCTGGAGCAAAAGAAAGAGCATTGTCAGATTGCAAAAGAGTAAATAGTGCTATCTCTTCTCGTTATCGGCAATTAGTAGATGATGGTTTGTTGCATACATGTCTTACTATTCGAGATCGAGATACAAAAGGTCCTGCAGAGATTGTGGGGTCTTCTCTCGATCCTGTCCTTCAGGAGGAACATTGACATGTTGATTTGTAAAGTTGTTAAACCATTAGTATCCACTAATAGGATACCTGGGTTTGAACATAGGCATCTTCAGGTTGTTTTAGATGGCAGTTCTAAAAAAGTTGCAGTAGATGCAGTTGGTTGTAAACCTGATGATTGGGTGATTTGTGTAGGTAGTTCTGCTGCTAGAGAAGCTGCAGGCAGCAAATCTTACCCAAGTGATCTCACAATAGTTGGCATAATTGATCATTGGGATCCTGATTCTTCTAATCCTTCTGTAGGAGGTGAAAAATAATGGAAATCATGCAGGTTATGGGTCGTTTGGTTTGCACTCAACGAGTAGCAGGATTAGGACATATGCATTTACGTATTTTGCAAAATAATAAAGGAAAAAAACTTGTTGCGGTTGATCCAGTAGGGGCACGTGAAGGTAACTGGGTCTTCACTTCAAGTGGTTCTGCTGCAAGGTTTGCATGCCCAGATCCAAGTACTCAAACAGATTTAACAATTGGCGGAATAATTGATTTTTGGAGCCCTGATGGATAGTTCCAGACATTCGAAACATCACCTTTGATTTTTATTCATGACTTCTTCTAATTCTCCTAAAAACTTTCAGCAAAAGAAAACCATTAAGAGTGGTGATGCTTCAAAGCAAATCATTGATGTAGATGCCGCCGGATCGAGCAATCCTAAGAAAAATTCATCTCAATCTAAAACTTTAAAATCAAATTCACTTTCAAATAGTGGTTCTCCTAAAGATCCTTTAGGCCAAAAAAATACTAAACCTGGATTTAGAGAGATAACTGGAATTGCTTTGGGGATGATAGAAACACGTGGAATGGTTCCAGCCATTGAAGCGGCTGATGCTATGACAAAAGCTGCAGAAGTTAATTTAATTGCAAAAGAATATGTAGGAGGTGGTTATGTAAGTGTTTTGGTTAGAGGAGAAACAGGTGCTGTAAATGCTTCAGTTCGTGCAGGTGCTGATGCATGTGAACGGGTTGGAGATGGTTTAGTGGCTGCTCATATAATCGCTAGACCTCATTCAGAAGTAGAGCCTGTTCTGAAAGTGAGCGGTGCTAAAAGACGATTATGATTGCTCTTGGATGTACATTTTTATTAAATAGAAACTATCAATGTCATGAATAAATGGAAAGAAAAAGCCAGGCCTATAAGTATGGAAAGAAGGTTTGAATTTTCTACTTATGAATTGACAAGAGATTTTTTAGATCGATTAGGAACATTATGTGAAGAAAGGAATCGATTCCCTGATATCAGTTTTGGAAAAACATATGTTAATTTAACTTTGAAACCAGAAGAAGATAATAATAATAAGTTTACTAATAAAGATAGGGAGTTTGCTATTGCAATCGATGCATTAGAAAACTAAAGAATGTTTGCTTAATCTTTTCCTTCGGCAATATCTCTTTTGATTAATGCCATCAAATATGCAGGAGCTTTGTAGCGGCCTGGGAGGCACCTGTTAAGAGTTTCAAGATGCCCCCAGCACACTGTCCTTTCAATCTCTTTAGGTGTTCGTCCTAGTAGGATGAGGCGCCTAAGAGCTTTGCAGTAGAGGGGGTATCCTGCCTCCAGTTCGCCAATTGTCAGCTTGGCTGCGGACATAGTTTGGCGCAGTTCAGGACTTAATCTAGACAATAGTGTGACCTAGGCGCAAATCGAAAATTCAAAAATCTTGAATTTTCTCTGTTTTTAATCAATCCAGGCTACGCAATCAATTTCAACAAGAGCACCTTTTGGCAGCGCAGATACCTCTACACAAGCTCTGGCGGGACTTACTCCTTCTTCGAAATAATTAGAATAAATTTTGTTTACTTTATTAAAGTCTTTTAAATTAGTTAAATAAATTGTTGTCCTAACAACGTTTGAAGATTTAGCTCCACTTGCCTTTAGAACTGCAAAAAGATTATTTAGTACTTGATTAGTTTCTTCTTCTATATTGCCATTGCCTAACATCTCTCCAGTAGATGGGTCTAAGGCAATTTGTCCAGAGCAATAAAGCCAACCATTAACAAGAACAGCCTGATTGTATGGTCCTACTGGAGCAGGAGCAGAGTTTGTTTGAATTGCTTTTTTTAAAGAAGGCATAAATAAAATTAAAGAATGAAAAATTCTTAAGACTAACTTCTAAGAACTTATCTCTTTTAAGCACTTATCCTTTCCAGTTATCCTTGTGTGAACGCAATTCTCCTAATTCTTTAGATGTCTTAGCTCTTATAAATAAATTAGTCTTTCTTTCAATTGAAAGGTTAGTAGGTAATGTAATTAATCCTTTTGATCTTAATTTACATACTTCTTTTAATCTTTTCTTTATAAAAATATCCTCTGGTTTTATCTGTACTGCCCATTCAAGATTTGCTTTTGTGTATTCATGAGCGCAATAAATTTTTGTGTATTCAGGAAGGTTTTTTATTTTCCTTAGAGAATTAAACATGTCTAAAGCCGAACCCTCAAATAAGCGTCCACACCCTCCGCTAAATAATGTGTCACCACAAAATAGAACAGGGTTTATTTTTAAATCTAGTGATCCAGGTAAGTAGTAACAAATATGATACCTAGTATGTCCTGGGACTTCAATGACTTTTATTTCTTGTTCTAATAAATGAACAGTTTCGTTGTCTATTACTGATTGTGTTTGAAAGGGAATTCTCCCTATATCGGCTTTGGCTGCTATTACAGAACTTTTAGGCCATGTTTTTAGAAGTTCTTGAGTACCGCCAATATGATCGTCATGATGATGGGTTTGCAGTACTGATATTAATTTTAGATTCCTATTATTTAACCATTCTATTACTGGCTTCGAAATTGCTGGGTCTACCACTACAGCTTTATCCCCTTTTACCCAAATCCATATAATGTTGTCTTTAAGTACAGGGATAGGATGAATTATGAAATCTTTGTATTTTCTTTCCATAGCTTTAAAACTAGCTCAAATAATCAAATTTTTGTTTTGTTTAATTAACTTGCCATGATTATTGTTGCCTTGGCTAAAGGGGCTTTACTGAAGGACTCCGTGGCGAGCTTTGCTAAAGCAGGATTAGACTTTTCCGGAGTCCTTGATCCAAAGAATCGTCTTTTAATGGTGCCATCTGTATGTGGACGAGCAAAAGCTCTGCTTGTGAGAAATGGAGATGTACCTGTTTATGTTGCTTACGGACAAGCTCATTTAGGAGTTGTAGGTTTTGATGTGTTGCAAGAGAAACAAATGGAAGTATCTCCTTTATTGGATCTTGGATTTGGTGGGTGTCGAATGTCTGTTGCAGTTAAATCTTCAAGTGGATATAAAAGTGCTGTAGATTTACCTCCTCATTGTCG
It encodes:
- a CDS encoding 4a-hydroxytetrahydrobiopterin dehydratase codes for the protein MNKWKEKARPISMERRFEFSTYELTRDFLDRLGTLCEERNRFPDISFGKTYVNLTLKPEEDNNNKFTNKDREFAIAIDALEN
- a CDS encoding RidA family protein, which encodes MPSLKKAIQTNSAPAPVGPYNQAVLVNGWLYCSGQIALDPSTGEMLGNGNIEEETNQVLNNLFAVLKASGAKSSNVVRTTIYLTNLKDFNKVNKIYSNYFEEGVSPARACVEVSALPKGALVEIDCVAWID
- the gloB gene encoding hydroxyacylglutathione hydrolase, whose protein sequence is MERKYKDFIIHPIPVLKDNIIWIWVKGDKAVVVDPAISKPVIEWLNNRNLKLISVLQTHHHDDHIGGTQELLKTWPKSSVIAAKADIGRIPFQTQSVIDNETVHLLEQEIKVIEVPGHTRYHICYYLPGSLDLKINPVLFCGDTLFSGGCGRLFEGSALDMFNSLRKIKNLPEYTKIYCAHEYTKANLEWAVQIKPEDIFIKKRLKEVCKLRSKGLITLPTNLSIERKTNLFIRAKTSKELGELRSHKDNWKG
- a CDS encoding BMC domain-containing protein — protein: MTSSNSPKNFQQKKTIKSGDASKQIIDVDAAGSSNPKKNSSQSKTLKSNSLSNSGSPKDPLGQKNTKPGFREITGIALGMIETRGMVPAIEAADAMTKAAEVNLIAKEYVGGGYVSVLVRGETGAVNASVRAGADACERVGDGLVAAHIIARPHSEVEPVLKVSGAKRRL
- a CDS encoding carboxysome peptide A, with product MLICKVVKPLVSTNRIPGFEHRHLQVVLDGSSKKVAVDAVGCKPDDWVICVGSSAAREAAGSKSYPSDLTIVGIIDHWDPDSSNPSVGGEK
- a CDS encoding DUF3136 domain-containing protein; amino-acid sequence: MSAAKLTIGELEAGYPLYCKALRRLILLGRTPKEIERTVCWGHLETLNRCLPGRYKAPAYLMALIKRDIAEGKD
- a CDS encoding carboxysome peptide B; translation: MEIMQVMGRLVCTQRVAGLGHMHLRILQNNKGKKLVAVDPVGAREGNWVFTSSGSAARFACPDPSTQTDLTIGGIIDFWSPDG
- the hisG gene encoding ATP phosphoribosyltransferase; amino-acid sequence: MIIVALAKGALLKDSVASFAKAGLDFSGVLDPKNRLLMVPSVCGRAKALLVRNGDVPVYVAYGQAHLGVVGFDVLQEKQMEVSPLLDLGFGGCRMSVAVKSSSGYKSAVDLPPHCRVASKFTSCARRFFSDLDLPVELVHLTGSVELGPLTGIAEAIVDLVATGRTLEENGLVEIDQLFYSTARLIANPLSLRLDDGTLQDIIETIKSQLHTSRK
- a CDS encoding carboxysome shell carbonic anhydrase: MAFRNLANNRKRFLGPTAPRKQFPPAKESISQVQDFSLTSPNSHPLTDLAQNKILQSYETEVKTRFDQIVPLLKKISSLQHEDNFVARAQQLADEELGIDLPTHILDKAWVRPLDMRALFASCVFKAHEHSSNQFFHSDPLNGSTNSDQANAFQLFLQECGFHLLDITPCADGRLAHSIAYALRIPFSSVRRRSHAGAMFDVENTVNRWVKTEHKRYRENLPNSAHEPTSYLKVVLYHFSSLDPSHQGCAAHGSDDKLAASSGLKRLLDFRESVENSFCCGASVDLLLIGLDTDTDAIRVHVPDSQNLISLDKWVSTADIYEETKQLSVDQAITRISEQINANVNGDAKPGMVDFINKLIVNNISQIDYVRQLHNGSYPDAGHAERFIGVGIGFKEVHLRNLTYFSHLDTVEEGAPDLDVGIKIFKGLNVSRDLPIPIVIRFDYSGKVPGAKERALSDCKRVNSAISSRYRQLVDDGLLHTCLTIRDRDTKGPAEIVGSSLDPVLQEEH